A genome region from Candidatus Tanganyikabacteria bacterium includes the following:
- a CDS encoding DUF4340 domain-containing protein: MKWQSTAILAAVLAGLGAYIYFVERPKPESAGDDRTTYAWNLSDMQAQPIDRIEVKAGTDSVVFVKVPPKPTPKPTGSATDSPTPDPLATPPQPTWHKEDKPDLGLTYQWDSAWSDFKRMMVDRVVDEKPKDDTMYEFASPSVEVKIHAGKKVLHSFVVGKKAISGSGFYLKTGEEPKVYLVSSYKVDTWKKLAAEPPVATPTPPPPTPEPTPVPTPSPTPAAVSKAATGSQAATGSTEP, encoded by the coding sequence ATGAAGTGGCAATCAACGGCCATTCTTGCAGCCGTGCTCGCCGGACTCGGCGCCTACATCTACTTCGTAGAGCGCCCGAAACCGGAGAGTGCCGGCGACGACCGGACCACGTATGCCTGGAACCTGTCGGACATGCAGGCGCAGCCGATCGACCGCATCGAGGTCAAGGCCGGCACCGACTCGGTGGTCTTCGTGAAGGTCCCGCCCAAGCCGACGCCCAAGCCCACGGGCTCGGCCACCGACTCGCCCACCCCCGATCCGCTCGCCACGCCCCCGCAGCCCACGTGGCACAAGGAGGACAAGCCGGATCTCGGCCTGACCTACCAGTGGGACTCGGCCTGGTCGGACTTCAAGCGCATGATGGTCGACCGAGTCGTGGACGAAAAGCCCAAGGACGACACGATGTACGAGTTCGCGTCGCCCTCGGTGGAAGTGAAGATACACGCGGGCAAGAAGGTCCTCCACTCGTTCGTGGTGGGCAAGAAGGCCATTTCCGGGTCGGGCTTCTACTTGAAGACCGGCGAGGAGCCCAAGGTCTACCTCGTCTCGTCGTACAAGGTGGACACCTGGAAGAAGCTCGCGGCCGAACCGCCGGTGGCCACGCCCACTCCGCCGCCCCCGACGCCCGAGCCGACGCCGGTCCCGACGCCGAGTCCCACGCCGGCCGCGGTGTCGAAGGCCGCCACCGGTTCGCAGGCGGCCACGGGCTCTACCGAACCTTAA